A DNA window from Plasmodium vinckei vinckei genome assembly, chromosome: PVVCY_02 contains the following coding sequences:
- a CDS encoding cold-shock protein, putative — protein sequence MRSLLFKKKTKYNFNIFMNAYFSGLINREQNNKITGNVIKFDKRKGYGFIKPNDGGPDVFVHYTEICQNRSFSVTSEEKKKLEWQSNTNLMNKKDEFNYEHDTQKKKEIQNEFKYLIPGERVKFHVVYDQKNNSSKAINVEFID from the exons atGCGTTCCctgttatttaaaaaaaaaacaaaatacaattttaacATCTTTATGAATGCTTATTTTTCTGGTTTAATTAATCgagaacaaaataataaaatcacTGGAAATGTAATTAAGTTTGATAAAAGAAAAGGATACGGATTTATAA AGCCCAATGATGGAGGACCGGATGTGTTTGTTCATTATACAGAGATCTGCCAGa aTAGAAGTTTTTCAGTAACAagtgaagaaaaaaaaaaattggaatGGCAATCTAACACAAATTTAATGAACAAAAAAGACGAATTTAATTATGAACATGATacccaaaaaaaaaaagaaattcaaaatgaatttaaatatttaataccAGGAGAAAGAGTTAAATTTCATGTTGTTTATgaccaaaaaaataattcaagtAAAGCAATAAATGTTGAGTTTATTGATTGA
- a CDS encoding cleavage and polyadenylation specificity factor subunit 5, putative, which produces MTTPNPTQGINLLNANVASKENKSEWLLYPQDSYEFNIDEKLKKKFIIDTEKYKKRINSYNKNGIRNTVIAILLCHRHEYPHLLLLQNLATQEYFFLGGKYNSWEKPRDVLKKKLQKYINKIKDIHFSVNKLNINEQTGDAKNTDEIFDVGEFLGEWWRTQYDSVYLSYLPAHITRPKECARLYQVTIMPKCIFHLPPGFTLKAIPLFDLNNCGIAISGLSSIFSRFKLCSMVQDQDDQLG; this is translated from the coding sequence ATGACAACTCCAAACCCAACTCAAGGAATTAATTTACTTAATGCAAATGTGGCaagtaaagaaaataaatctgAATGGCTTTTATACCCCCAAGATAGTTACGAATTTAATATagatgaaaaattaaaaaagaaatttataatagatactgaaaaatataaaaaacggATAAACTCTTATAATAAGAATGGGATTAGAAATACAGTCATagcaattttattatgccATCGACATGAATATcctcatttattattattacaaaatttaGCAACTcaagaatatttttttttaggaggtaaatataattcatgGGAAAAACCAAGagatgttttaaaaaaaaaattacaaaaatatattaataaaattaaagatatacatttttctgttaataaattaaatataaatgaacaaaCTGGAGATGCAAAAAATACTGATGAAATATTTGATGTAGGTGAATTCTTAGGAGAATGGTGGAGAACACAATATGATTCTGTTTATTTATCTTATTTACCTGCACATATAACAAGGCCTAAAGAATGTGCAAGACTATATCAAGTTACAATCATGccaaaatgtatatttcaTCTACCTCCAGGTTTTACTTTAAAGGCAATAcctttatttgatttaaataattgtgGAATTGCAATCAGTGGACTTTCCAGTATATTCTCTCGTTTTAAATTATGCTCCATGGTTCAAGATCAGGATGATCAACTAGGTTAA
- a CDS encoding N-terminal acetyltransferase, putative, whose protein sequence is MASYQFFSYIDLYKINNVNLDPFTEIFNDEFYLKYLYKWPHMNIITREMDDHISGYIIGKEEGLDKEYHGHVTALSIEEDSRRTGKGIDLMNEFEKISNNVHKGYFVDLFVRVTNEPAINMYKKLGYIVNEEIDNYYCNNESALDMRKYRNG, encoded by the exons atggctagttatcaattttttagttatatagatttatacaaaattaataatgtcAATCTAGATCCTTTTActgaaatatttaatgatgaattttatttgaaatacCTTTATAAATGGCCACATATGAACATTATTACAAGGGAAATGGATGATCATATCAGCGGATATATTATAG gaAAAGAAGAAGGTCTAGATAAGGAATACCATGGACATGTAACGGCATTATCCATTGAAGAGGACAGCCGACGAACTGGAAAAGGTATTGATTTAATGAatgaatttgaaaaaatatcgaATAATGTTCATAAGGGATATTTTGTAGATTTATTTGTTCGTGTCACAAATGAACCAgcaataaatatgtataaaaaattaggttatattgttaatgaagaaattgataattattattgcaATAATGAAAGTGCCTTGGATATGCGAAAATATCGTAATGGGTAA
- a CDS encoding tubulin-specific chaperone a, putative, producing the protein MENLPINLKSLKINHGSVRRLFKELCYYEKEEQELKNKLSSAKDENKSSNQIASADEILQETIRVLAHTNGNFQNSLKKLIEIINTKFGTILEINAKNIAFRSNCSEEDLKEKCGELYEDIFKEVNAINETLQKIFEHIKDMTLPICNPNITNNTVTPRENCVEI; encoded by the exons ATGGAAAACCTTCCTATAAATCTTAAAAgcctaaaaataaatcatggATCTGTTCGAAGACTTTTTAAGGAGTTATGCtattatgaaaaagaagaacaggaattaaaaaataaattaagtAGCGCCAAG gatgaaaataaatcatcAAATCAGATTGCCAGCGCTGATGAGATTTTACAAGAAACAATACGAGTACTTGCACACACAAATGGAAATTTCCAAAATAGccttaaaaaattaattgaaataattaatactAAATTTGGAACTATTCTCGAAATAAATGCCAAAAATATAGCATTTCGTTCAAATTGTTCTGAAGaagatttaaaagaaaaatgtgGAGAATTATATGAAGACATTTTTAAAGAAGTTAATGCAATTAATGAAACTTTACAAAAGATTTTCGAACATATTAAGGATATGACATTACCTATTTGCAACCCTAACATTACTAATAATACAGTTACACCAAGAGAAAATTGTGTAGAAATataa